From a single Flavobacteriales bacterium genomic region:
- a CDS encoding transketolase: MPTSPTVVTQLNIAELERTASQVRRDIVRQVHGVQSGHPGGSLGCTDFLTALYFHVMQHDPSVWDMDGKGQDLFFLSNGHISPVFYSVLARSGYFPVEELSTFRKLNTRLQGHPTTHEDLPGVRVASGSLGQGLSVAIGAALAKKLNNDDRIVYTLHGDGELQEGQIWEAAMFAAGKKVDNLISTIDYNGRQIDGDVDDVMPLGDLRGKWEAFGWTVLAMNGNVMAEVVKTLDQAKKLTGKGKPVMILMRTEMGQGVDFMMNSHEWHGIAPNDQQLKDALAQLEETLGDY; this comes from the coding sequence ATGCCTACATCCCCGACCGTTGTTACTCAATTGAACATTGCCGAACTGGAACGCACGGCCTCCCAAGTAAGACGGGACATCGTACGACAGGTTCATGGAGTACAAAGCGGTCACCCCGGTGGTTCGCTTGGCTGTACCGACTTTCTTACAGCATTGTATTTTCATGTCATGCAGCATGATCCTTCGGTATGGGATATGGATGGAAAAGGACAGGACCTGTTCTTTTTGAGCAATGGCCATATCAGCCCGGTATTCTATAGTGTTCTTGCTCGCAGTGGCTATTTTCCTGTGGAGGAGCTTTCCACGTTCCGAAAACTCAATACGCGTTTGCAAGGTCACCCAACAACACACGAAGACCTGCCGGGCGTTCGCGTTGCAAGTGGCTCCTTGGGTCAAGGACTTAGTGTTGCCATCGGGGCTGCGTTGGCGAAGAAGCTAAACAATGACGACCGCATCGTATACACCTTGCATGGTGACGGAGAGTTACAAGAAGGGCAGATCTGGGAAGCCGCGATGTTCGCTGCGGGTAAGAAAGTCGACAACCTGATAAGCACCATAGACTACAATGGTCGACAGATCGATGGGGATGTTGATGATGTGATGCCACTTGGAGACCTGCGTGGTAAATGGGAAGCATTCGGCTGGACCGTTCTGGCGATGAACGGGAATGTTATGGCCGAAGTCGTGAAGACCTTGGATCAAGCCAAGAAATTGACTGGCAAAGGAAAACCAGTGATGATCCTGATGCGCACCGAAATGGGCCAAGGCGTGGATTTCATGATGAACAGTCATGAATGGCACGGTATCGCACCGAATGACCAACAATTGAAGGACGCGCTGGCACAGTTGGAAGAAACACTTGGTGATTACTGA